One window of Brevibacterium pigmentatum genomic DNA carries:
- a CDS encoding acetyl/propionyl/methylcrotonyl-CoA carboxylase subunit alpha, translating into MSRILIANRGEIAVRIIRACAQHGHTSVAVYADQDADAMHARIADEAFALPGTTAGETYLNIDSILAAAKSAGADAVHPGYGFLSENADFAAAVEAAGLIWIGPTADTITALGDKVTARQLALKVGAPLAPGIDRPLENAAEVESFAAEAGLPIIIKAAHGGGGRGMKIVHELTEVAGAFESATREAVEAFGRPECFVEKYLERPRHVEVQVVGDGQGRVVAVGDRDCSAQRRNQKLIEEAPAPGLTDEQRERLHRSAEAICAVVDYRGAGTVEFLLAADGTMTFLEVNTRLQVEHPVTEVTSGVDLVAEQFRIAFGQGLSLESTPQPVGHAIELRINAEDPGRGFLPTPGRIDVLDVPGGLGVRWDSGVRAGDTVQPAFDSLFAKLIVHGPDREQAIARTVTAAKELTVEGPATVVPCSLAILTDEAFLGLGVDGVDGIHTQWIEAELLPRFETQDRPAPVADGEMQRMQIEIGGKLTTIGLPAGLLSALGSAGGAGQGNVGQGGAAGNNGAASASAGDVTAPVPGSLVDFLVDDGAQVAAGDEVAVLSAMKMETWVEAPVAGTFRRSAAVGDVVAVGQTIARVE; encoded by the coding sequence ATGTCGAGAATCCTCATCGCCAACCGCGGCGAGATCGCTGTCCGCATCATCCGCGCCTGCGCCCAGCACGGGCACACCTCGGTGGCCGTCTACGCCGATCAGGACGCTGACGCCATGCATGCCCGGATTGCCGACGAAGCGTTCGCCCTGCCCGGGACCACCGCGGGTGAGACCTACCTCAACATCGACTCGATCCTGGCCGCAGCGAAGTCCGCCGGCGCCGATGCCGTCCACCCCGGCTACGGATTCCTGTCCGAGAACGCCGACTTCGCCGCCGCCGTCGAAGCCGCAGGTCTCATCTGGATCGGCCCGACGGCCGACACGATCACGGCCCTCGGCGACAAGGTCACCGCCCGTCAGCTCGCACTGAAGGTCGGCGCTCCCCTGGCGCCGGGCATCGACCGTCCCCTGGAGAACGCGGCCGAGGTCGAATCCTTCGCCGCCGAGGCGGGACTGCCGATCATCATCAAGGCCGCCCACGGCGGCGGCGGACGCGGAATGAAGATCGTCCACGAGCTCACCGAAGTGGCCGGTGCCTTCGAATCGGCGACCCGTGAGGCCGTCGAGGCCTTCGGCCGCCCCGAATGCTTCGTCGAGAAGTACCTCGAGCGTCCCCGCCATGTCGAAGTCCAGGTCGTCGGCGACGGTCAGGGTCGAGTCGTGGCCGTCGGTGACCGCGACTGCTCCGCCCAGCGACGCAACCAGAAGCTCATCGAAGAAGCGCCCGCCCCAGGCCTGACAGATGAGCAGCGGGAGCGTCTGCACCGTTCGGCCGAGGCCATCTGCGCCGTGGTCGACTACCGCGGTGCCGGCACCGTCGAGTTCCTCCTCGCCGCTGACGGCACCATGACATTCCTCGAGGTCAACACCCGTCTGCAGGTCGAGCATCCCGTCACAGAGGTGACCTCCGGGGTCGATCTCGTCGCCGAGCAGTTCCGCATCGCTTTCGGTCAGGGTCTGTCGCTGGAGTCGACTCCGCAGCCGGTCGGTCATGCGATCGAGCTGCGCATCAACGCCGAGGATCCCGGTCGCGGATTCCTGCCGACCCCGGGACGCATCGATGTCCTCGATGTGCCCGGCGGCCTCGGAGTGCGGTGGGATTCCGGAGTGCGAGCAGGTGACACCGTGCAGCCGGCCTTCGATTCCCTCTTCGCGAAGCTCATCGTCCACGGTCCCGACCGTGAGCAGGCGATCGCGCGCACCGTGACAGCGGCGAAGGAGCTCACCGTCGAAGGCCCGGCCACAGTGGTGCCGTGCTCCCTGGCGATCCTCACCGATGAGGCGTTCTTGGGCCTCGGCGTCGACGGTGTCGACGGCATCCACACGCAATGGATCGAAGCCGAGCTGCTGCCGCGCTTCGAGACCCAGGACCGCCCGGCCCCGGTGGCCGACGGCGAGATGCAGCGCATGCAGATCGAGATCGGCGGGAAGCTCACCACCATCGGCCTGCCTGCCGGGCTGCTCTCAGCACTCGGTTCGGCCGGTGGGGCTGGACAGGGCAACGTCGGTCAGGGCGGTGCCGCCGGGAACAATGGAGCCGCCTCGGCGAGTGCCGGGGATGTCACCGCTCCTGTGCCGGGCAGCCTTGTGGACTTCCTCGTCGACGACGGCGCGCAGGTGGCGGCCGGTGACGAGGTCGCCGTTCTCTCGGCGATGAAGATGGAGACCTGGGTCGAAGCACCCGTGGCGGGAACGTTCCGCCGGTCGGCGGCTGTCGGCGATGTCGTCGCCGTCGGGCAGACCATCGCTCGGGTCGAGTGA
- a CDS encoding GNAT family N-acetyltransferase, producing the protein MTTSPAPTIRPTAPADEARWKELFRAYREFYRLEPSEEIVSRVWSWLTDSAHECQGLVAEADGSIVGIADYRRFSRPSTGSLGIWLDDLFTDPEARGRGVGRALISRLQMIAAAEGCSVVRWITADDNAQAQVLYDDVAAKTNWLTYDAKPTES; encoded by the coding sequence ATGACGACGTCCCCGGCCCCGACGATCCGCCCCACCGCTCCTGCCGACGAGGCCCGGTGGAAGGAACTCTTCCGCGCCTACCGCGAGTTCTACCGACTGGAGCCCTCCGAGGAGATCGTCTCCCGCGTGTGGTCGTGGCTGACCGACTCCGCCCATGAGTGCCAGGGACTCGTCGCCGAGGCGGACGGATCGATCGTCGGAATCGCCGACTATCGTCGTTTCTCGCGTCCCTCGACAGGCAGCCTCGGCATCTGGCTCGACGATCTCTTCACCGATCCCGAGGCGCGCGGCCGAGGTGTCGGCCGTGCCTTGATCTCCCGGCTGCAGATGATCGCCGCGGCCGAAGGCTGTTCGGTGGTCCGGTGGATCACCGCCGACGACAACGCTCAGGCTCAGGTGCTCTATGACGATGTCGCAGCGAAGACGAACTGGCTCACCTACGACGCGAAGCCGACGGAGTCGTGA
- a CDS encoding PadR family transcriptional regulator → MNEDAQKALATHEQELRRGTVVFASLVACRRPQYGYSLLTTLTEAGITTEANTLYPLLRRLEKQGLLTSVWNTEQARPRKYYTLTDSGAEVAAALHSHWLELNSSITKLWKDGTP, encoded by the coding sequence ATGAACGAGGACGCACAGAAGGCATTGGCCACACACGAACAGGAGCTGCGACGCGGCACCGTGGTCTTCGCCAGTCTCGTCGCCTGTCGACGGCCGCAGTACGGCTACTCGCTGCTGACGACGCTGACCGAAGCAGGCATCACCACCGAGGCCAACACCCTCTACCCCCTCCTGCGACGGCTCGAGAAACAGGGCCTGCTCACATCGGTTTGGAACACCGAACAAGCCCGCCCCCGCAAGTACTACACGCTCACCGACAGCGGCGCCGAAGTCGCCGCCGCACTGCACAGCCACTGGCTCGAACTCAACTCCAGCATCACCAAGCTCTGGAAGGACGGAACACCATGA
- a CDS encoding HAAS signaling domain-containing protein, whose product MSALTEIYVDNVTRHLPEDSRPDIAAEITATIDDMVEARLGEDAPASPDRTAAIEREVLEELGDPVALSREYSNSPQHLIGPNSYPLYIWSLRWVLPIVGLLAVLTNVVTTIAVSPEVQIGEIIGKTAGNTVIALLTAFAAITIIIGLGDRGMDGGAAEAMQKRQPGTWTVDDLDRRDSHGNQIRAEAGLGLVFIVALAAVPFIPTTLLYVGHLNDGETFTNPDLGIGWLVGYWAFLALMATVEIFKFTTASAKPVVALIGGIVDVAMAVFLTIALLTQPVLHPELTNTANADIQQIITVIAIWIITVWDQVSTWRIYRRIRR is encoded by the coding sequence ATGAGTGCGCTCACCGAAATCTACGTCGACAACGTCACCCGCCACCTGCCTGAAGACTCCCGTCCCGACATCGCCGCCGAGATCACCGCCACGATCGACGACATGGTCGAAGCCCGCCTCGGCGAGGATGCGCCCGCGTCCCCGGATCGCACGGCCGCCATCGAACGCGAGGTTCTCGAAGAGCTCGGTGATCCCGTCGCGCTGTCTCGGGAGTACTCGAACTCCCCGCAGCACCTCATCGGGCCCAATTCCTACCCGCTCTATATCTGGTCGCTGCGCTGGGTATTGCCCATCGTCGGCCTGCTCGCCGTTCTCACAAACGTCGTGACCACCATCGCTGTCTCCCCCGAAGTCCAGATCGGAGAAATCATCGGCAAGACGGCCGGCAACACGGTCATCGCCCTGCTGACCGCCTTCGCCGCCATCACGATCATCATCGGCCTCGGCGACCGCGGAATGGACGGCGGTGCGGCCGAAGCGATGCAGAAACGACAACCGGGCACGTGGACGGTCGATGACCTCGATCGTCGCGATTCCCACGGCAACCAGATCCGCGCCGAGGCAGGGCTCGGGCTGGTCTTCATCGTCGCCCTGGCAGCCGTCCCGTTCATCCCGACAACCCTGCTCTACGTCGGCCACCTCAACGATGGGGAGACGTTCACCAACCCCGACCTCGGCATCGGCTGGCTGGTCGGCTACTGGGCCTTCCTCGCGCTGATGGCGACAGTCGAGATCTTCAAGTTCACGACTGCCTCGGCGAAACCAGTCGTGGCCCTCATCGGCGGAATCGTCGACGTCGCGATGGCTGTCTTCCTCACCATCGCCCTGCTCACCCAGCCGGTCCTCCACCCCGAGCTCACGAACACCGCGAACGCCGACATCCAGCAGATCATCACGGTCATCGCGATCTGGATCATCACCGTCTGGGACCAGGTGAGCACCTGGCGGATCTATCGCCGCATTCGTCGGTGA
- a CDS encoding HPr family phosphocarrier protein — MAETIATVGSTVGLHARPAALLAEAAADYDLEITIALEGEPAEDALDAASVLSLMGLGAEYGQKVVLRAEGDGADEALADLKQLIETDHDAEG, encoded by the coding sequence ATGGCAGAGACCATCGCAACAGTCGGAAGCACCGTCGGCCTGCACGCCCGTCCAGCAGCACTGCTGGCCGAGGCCGCCGCAGACTATGACCTCGAGATCACTATCGCCTTGGAGGGAGAACCGGCCGAGGACGCCCTCGATGCGGCCAGCGTGCTCTCCCTCATGGGCCTCGGCGCGGAATACGGTCAGAAGGTCGTTCTGCGCGCCGAGGGTGACGGAGCCGACGAAGCACTGGCCGACCTCAAGCAGCTCATCGAGACCGACCACGACGCCGAAGGCTGA
- a CDS encoding maleylpyruvate isomerase family mycothiol-dependent enzyme — translation MNETEYWGLIHTERARLADLLTTLEPAQWALATLCADWTVEQVVAHLTAAANTGKWAWIRSIVRAGFDPAKHNARLLERRLGDSPEETLAKFHSSIPLTIAPTKDFPAFLGEVIVHGQDIARPLERDLTPDAEATVEMARYFASKDFAVNSKTLVKGLKLSAVDADFESGSGPEVTGRVLDLVLAMAGRPEALTDLTGSGVAEIRRRMN, via the coding sequence ATGAACGAGACCGAATACTGGGGCCTCATCCACACGGAACGCGCGCGCCTGGCCGATCTGCTCACCACACTCGAACCCGCGCAGTGGGCGCTCGCCACTCTGTGTGCAGACTGGACGGTCGAGCAGGTCGTCGCCCACCTGACAGCCGCAGCCAACACCGGGAAGTGGGCCTGGATCCGCAGCATCGTCCGGGCGGGATTCGATCCTGCCAAACACAATGCGCGACTGCTCGAGCGCCGCCTCGGTGACTCACCAGAGGAGACCCTTGCGAAGTTCCACAGCTCGATCCCACTGACTATCGCGCCGACCAAAGACTTCCCGGCCTTCCTCGGCGAAGTCATCGTCCACGGACAGGACATCGCACGACCACTGGAACGCGACCTGACCCCCGACGCCGAGGCGACAGTCGAGATGGCCCGATACTTCGCCTCTAAGGATTTCGCCGTGAACTCGAAGACCCTGGTCAAAGGGCTGAAGCTCAGTGCTGTCGACGCTGACTTCGAATCCGGAAGCGGGCCGGAAGTGACCGGTCGTGTCCTCGACCTCGTCCTGGCCATGGCCGGCCGGCCGGAGGCACTGACAGATCTGACCGGGAGCGGAGTCGCCGAGATCCGGCGACGGATGAACTGA
- a CDS encoding class I SAM-dependent methyltransferase, whose amino-acid sequence MSASLLPPDSAAAHRGRDLLAEFPQLSDLPGLPQARMLIDYVIGRRCGALDVSGRDTEGTFVAAELSAEVPENLILVDDAHGLQATLLSRLTQVCTYNDRLDEARTLAAAVESLAGAGEFAGEAVTEAAPVLAVSELSEIAGLAELGVGETWAVVNAPKATNALTETIAVLQPFVSTIIVIGRSDAMSRGVNKELARGFGRVDVSPGVGKHRMIIGSRPLSSPSLPEFPRLGVISHRGVGEFEVRAHGACFSGTKSDEGSALLIDSLLGLLDDEAPESVLDLGCGNGWLLTAAMRASGANTGLGIDVSKAAVASARATAAANGVGVDIILGDAADPEGPALAGLGEFDLILLNPPFHQGTAIETETAAALMATAAEHLAPGGQVLTVFNSHLRYRDRLESIIGPSRQLARNKKFTVIASRRG is encoded by the coding sequence ATGTCCGCCTCCCTGCTGCCCCCTGACTCCGCCGCCGCCCACCGCGGCCGGGATCTGCTGGCGGAATTCCCCCAGCTGAGCGACTTGCCCGGTCTGCCGCAGGCGCGGATGCTCATCGACTACGTCATCGGTCGTCGCTGCGGAGCCCTCGACGTCTCGGGCCGAGACACCGAAGGCACCTTTGTCGCCGCCGAACTCTCAGCCGAGGTCCCCGAGAACCTCATCCTCGTCGACGATGCGCACGGTCTGCAGGCGACCCTGCTCAGCCGTCTGACTCAGGTATGCACATACAACGACCGTCTCGACGAGGCGCGTACCTTGGCCGCGGCGGTCGAGTCCCTGGCCGGAGCCGGCGAATTCGCCGGGGAGGCCGTCACCGAGGCGGCCCCCGTACTGGCGGTGAGCGAGCTCAGTGAGATCGCGGGACTGGCCGAACTCGGTGTGGGGGAGACGTGGGCCGTCGTCAACGCTCCGAAGGCGACGAATGCGCTCACCGAGACGATCGCGGTGCTGCAGCCATTCGTGAGCACCATCATCGTCATCGGCCGCAGCGATGCGATGAGTCGCGGCGTCAACAAGGAACTTGCCCGCGGCTTCGGCCGAGTCGATGTCTCGCCCGGGGTCGGCAAGCACCGGATGATCATCGGCAGCCGCCCCCTGTCCTCGCCGAGCCTGCCCGAATTCCCACGCCTCGGGGTGATCTCCCATCGCGGCGTCGGCGAGTTCGAAGTCCGTGCACATGGGGCCTGCTTCTCCGGGACGAAGAGCGATGAGGGCTCGGCGCTGCTCATCGACTCACTGCTGGGACTGCTCGACGACGAGGCGCCGGAATCCGTGCTCGACCTCGGCTGCGGCAACGGCTGGCTGCTCACAGCAGCGATGCGGGCCTCGGGAGCGAATACGGGACTCGGCATCGATGTGTCGAAGGCGGCGGTCGCCTCGGCGCGGGCGACTGCAGCGGCGAACGGAGTCGGAGTCGACATCATCCTCGGTGATGCTGCGGATCCGGAGGGGCCGGCCCTGGCGGGCCTCGGCGAATTCGACCTCATCCTGCTCAATCCGCCGTTCCATCAGGGAACGGCCATCGAAACCGAGACGGCCGCGGCACTCATGGCCACGGCCGCCGAGCATCTGGCTCCGGGCGGGCAGGTGCTCACGGTGTTCAATTCGCACCTGCGCTACCGGGATCGGCTCGAATCGATCATCGGACCGAGTCGGCAGCTGGCCCGGAACAAGAAGTTCACGGTCATCGCCAGCCGCCGCGGCTGA
- a CDS encoding APC family permease produces the protein MSRSNHTVTAPGTAETHLKRALGVPSLVFFGLAYMVPLTVFTTYGIVTQITGGRVPAAYIITLLAMVFTARSYAKMAGAMPFAGSAYTYTQKSFGAGIGFVAGWALLLDYLFLPMINYLVIGIYLSAAFPMIPAWVFVVSAIVLVTVLNVIGIVSVARANIVIIAAQAIFIVVFAALGIASFTGSGSVDLAAPFTGDGSAPGFDNVMAGAAILCLSFLGFDAVSTLSEEAKDAKRAVPRAIVIATVTGGLIYIVLSYLAQLVYPSNQFADVDSGALDVMAAAGGEFLTAFFTAAYVAGACGSALTSQASVSRVLFAMGRDGVLPKSYFGRLSPRFHTPTIATLTVGGVSLLALAVDLAFISEMVSFGALIAFSAVNLSVIKHFVVDEKNRGSRAVLSYIVLPGIGFCLTLWLWTSLSPRTLLTGAIWLILGVGYLAFVTRGFRKPTPMLDLAD, from the coding sequence ATGTCCCGTTCCAATCACACCGTCACCGCCCCGGGCACCGCCGAGACCCACTTGAAACGAGCCCTCGGGGTACCTTCACTCGTCTTCTTCGGCCTCGCCTATATGGTTCCGCTGACGGTCTTCACGACTTACGGAATCGTTACTCAGATCACCGGCGGTCGCGTCCCAGCCGCTTACATCATCACCTTGCTGGCAATGGTGTTCACCGCCAGGTCATACGCGAAGATGGCCGGGGCGATGCCCTTCGCCGGTTCGGCATACACGTACACGCAGAAGAGCTTCGGAGCCGGAATCGGCTTCGTTGCCGGTTGGGCACTGCTTCTTGACTACCTGTTCCTACCGATGATCAATTATCTCGTCATCGGCATTTACCTCAGCGCGGCCTTCCCCATGATCCCGGCGTGGGTCTTCGTGGTCTCTGCCATTGTTCTCGTCACAGTCCTCAACGTCATCGGGATCGTCTCAGTTGCGCGCGCCAACATTGTCATCATCGCTGCTCAAGCAATCTTCATCGTTGTCTTCGCCGCGCTCGGCATCGCCTCATTCACCGGATCCGGTTCTGTCGACCTAGCGGCGCCGTTCACTGGTGACGGCTCGGCACCCGGATTCGACAATGTCATGGCCGGCGCAGCGATACTGTGTCTGTCATTCCTCGGCTTCGATGCGGTCTCGACTTTGTCCGAGGAAGCCAAGGACGCGAAGAGAGCAGTCCCCCGCGCAATCGTCATCGCCACTGTCACCGGCGGGCTCATCTACATTGTTCTGTCATACCTGGCTCAGCTGGTCTACCCGTCGAATCAGTTCGCCGATGTCGATTCAGGCGCGCTCGACGTCATGGCGGCGGCAGGCGGCGAATTCCTCACCGCCTTCTTCACCGCCGCCTATGTCGCCGGAGCATGCGGCTCAGCTCTGACCTCGCAGGCATCAGTCTCACGCGTTCTCTTCGCGATGGGTCGAGACGGCGTGCTCCCGAAAAGCTACTTCGGCCGCTTGTCACCGCGCTTTCACACACCCACGATTGCGACTCTCACAGTCGGCGGAGTCTCTCTGCTTGCGCTCGCCGTCGACCTCGCATTCATATCGGAGATGGTCAGCTTCGGTGCTCTGATCGCGTTCTCAGCAGTGAATCTGTCTGTTATCAAACACTTCGTCGTTGACGAGAAGAACCGTGGTTCACGTGCTGTTCTGAGTTACATCGTTCTGCCGGGAATCGGATTCTGCCTAACCTTGTGGCTGTGGACGAGCCTGTCTCCACGGACTCTTCTCACCGGCGCAATCTGGCTGATCCTCGGAGTCGGTTACCTCGCATTCGTCACACGGGGCTTCCGGAAGCCGACACCGATGCTCGACCTGGCAGACTGA
- a CDS encoding amidohydrolase, whose translation MKTQHFHNGTIWLGAGAQTEDSLVVQDGTVVASGSHAVAAVLDQVSSHVGAELESIDLDGGFLMPSFGDGHAHPIFGGMEAEGPQVRSCTSVEEIIAEVERYAEAHPDDDWITGASYDGSLVRDGLFDAEWLDRAVSDRPVVLRAWDYHTVWCNSRALELAGITAATPEPQIGGIPRRDDGSPLGTLREWGAVDLIDAFRPPHHESVRLRALDRAADYYLARGVTWVQDAWVEPADVETYVSASQQDRLKLRFNLAFYADPRRFTQQLPEMLSARQRIEGLSDPLLTARTVKFFADGVIENETGALIEPYCTSLHNHGMRVWEGDSLAEAVREVDAAGFQVHIHAIGDAAVRQALDAIEYTIRHNGARDRRPVIAHAQIIDSADLSRFAELGVIANMQPLWAQLDDLMTVLTVPRIGRERAVAQYRMRSVLDSGGHLAFGSDWPCTSGAPLEGLAVAVSRQTDDGEPDGGWTPEEILDIERSLDAYSAAVAHQAFADQRSEEWGVIRPGASADFIILGTDPRKLLPQELSATPVRRTYLRGVAVHSAD comes from the coding sequence ATGAAGACTCAGCACTTCCACAACGGCACCATCTGGTTGGGCGCCGGCGCCCAAACTGAGGATTCCCTTGTGGTTCAAGACGGCACTGTGGTTGCCTCTGGTTCACATGCGGTGGCGGCCGTCCTCGATCAAGTCTCGAGCCACGTCGGCGCAGAGCTTGAGTCAATAGACCTCGATGGCGGGTTCCTCATGCCGTCCTTCGGCGACGGCCATGCTCATCCGATCTTCGGTGGCATGGAAGCAGAGGGCCCACAGGTGAGATCGTGCACGAGCGTCGAAGAGATCATCGCCGAAGTGGAACGGTACGCCGAGGCGCATCCCGACGACGACTGGATCACTGGTGCCTCATATGACGGCAGCCTCGTACGTGACGGTCTCTTCGACGCCGAATGGCTCGACAGAGCCGTGTCCGACCGACCGGTCGTCCTTCGCGCCTGGGACTACCACACCGTGTGGTGCAATTCTCGAGCATTGGAACTCGCGGGAATCACCGCTGCAACACCTGAACCGCAGATAGGCGGGATTCCTCGCCGAGACGACGGCTCACCGCTTGGCACTCTGCGTGAATGGGGTGCGGTAGATCTGATCGATGCTTTTCGTCCGCCGCACCACGAATCCGTCCGACTCCGCGCTCTCGATCGGGCAGCCGACTATTACCTGGCTCGAGGCGTCACTTGGGTCCAGGACGCGTGGGTGGAACCAGCCGATGTCGAGACCTATGTGTCCGCCTCTCAGCAGGATCGGCTCAAACTGAGATTCAACCTCGCGTTCTACGCCGATCCCCGCCGCTTCACGCAACAGCTGCCCGAAATGCTCTCAGCGCGCCAAAGGATCGAGGGACTGTCGGATCCGCTCCTGACCGCTCGGACCGTGAAATTCTTCGCCGACGGAGTCATCGAGAACGAAACCGGTGCACTCATCGAGCCCTACTGCACCTCCCTTCACAACCACGGTATGCGAGTCTGGGAAGGAGATTCGCTGGCAGAGGCGGTTCGTGAGGTCGACGCGGCAGGGTTTCAGGTCCACATCCACGCCATCGGCGACGCGGCCGTTCGACAGGCATTGGATGCCATCGAGTACACAATCCGGCACAACGGCGCCCGTGATCGACGGCCGGTGATCGCACATGCCCAGATCATCGACTCTGCCGACCTGTCCCGCTTTGCTGAACTCGGCGTCATCGCGAATATGCAGCCTCTGTGGGCTCAGCTCGATGACCTCATGACAGTACTCACTGTCCCCCGGATCGGCAGAGAACGCGCCGTGGCGCAATATCGGATGCGCAGCGTCCTCGACAGCGGCGGACACCTTGCGTTCGGTTCAGACTGGCCCTGCACTTCAGGGGCGCCGCTCGAGGGCCTCGCCGTTGCCGTGAGCAGACAGACCGACGACGGTGAGCCCGACGGCGGGTGGACTCCCGAAGAGATCCTCGACATCGAACGCTCCCTCGACGCCTATTCGGCCGCGGTGGCCCACCAAGCATTTGCAGACCAAAGATCCGAAGAGTGGGGAGTGATCCGTCCAGGTGCGAGCGCCGACTTCATCATTCTCGGTACGGATCCTCGGAAACTGCTCCCACAGGAACTGTCTGCAACCCCAGTTCGCCGCACATACCTGCGCGGCGTAGCCGTCCACTCAGCGGACTGA
- the bcp gene encoding thioredoxin-dependent thiol peroxidase — MSRLSVGDTAPEFTLVNQDGKSVSLSDFRGQRVVVYFYPAAMTPGCTTEACDFRDSLAALKAAGIAVVGISPDKPEKLKQFIEKEGLNFDLLSDEDKTMMTEWGAFGEKKNYGKVVQGVIRSTVVVDAEGKVELAQYNVKATGHVARVRKELGIDAA; from the coding sequence ATGTCACGTCTGTCAGTCGGCGACACCGCCCCGGAATTCACCCTCGTCAACCAGGACGGGAAGTCCGTCAGCCTCAGCGATTTCCGCGGTCAGCGGGTTGTCGTGTACTTCTACCCGGCTGCAATGACCCCGGGCTGCACGACCGAGGCCTGCGATTTCCGGGACTCGCTTGCCGCACTCAAGGCCGCCGGGATCGCCGTTGTCGGCATCTCTCCGGACAAGCCGGAGAAGCTCAAGCAGTTCATCGAGAAGGAGGGTCTCAACTTCGACCTCCTCTCCGATGAGGACAAGACGATGATGACCGAATGGGGTGCCTTCGGCGAGAAGAAGAACTACGGAAAGGTCGTCCAGGGCGTCATCCGCTCGACCGTCGTCGTCGATGCCGAGGGCAAGGTCGAACTCGCCCAGTACAACGTCAAGGCCACCGGGCACGTCGCCCGCGTGCGCAAGGAGCTCGGCATCGACGCTGCCTGA
- a CDS encoding ASCH domain-containing protein, with amino-acid sequence MPEAWAFGATPEHADDLLALVLAGTKTGTASALWDIEAVGEAVPEVGELSIILDGRGRPRALIETTAIDIVPFCEVTAEHAHSEGEGDRTLAAWREIHERFWQEHGRRGFSTEMPVVCERFRLVFSADGEAPVSVFGDESQETSR; translated from the coding sequence ATGCCCGAAGCATGGGCCTTCGGCGCGACTCCCGAGCATGCGGACGACCTCCTCGCTCTCGTGCTGGCTGGGACCAAGACCGGCACCGCCTCGGCGCTGTGGGACATCGAGGCCGTCGGCGAAGCCGTCCCCGAGGTGGGTGAACTGAGCATCATCCTCGACGGACGTGGCCGACCGAGGGCCCTCATCGAAACCACGGCGATCGATATCGTTCCGTTCTGCGAGGTGACCGCCGAGCATGCCCATTCGGAAGGGGAGGGCGACCGAACCCTGGCCGCATGGCGCGAGATCCATGAGCGCTTTTGGCAAGAGCATGGTCGACGCGGATTTTCGACCGAGATGCCGGTCGTCTGCGAACGCTTCCGTTTAGTCTTCAGTGCTGACGGCGAAGCGCCCGTCAGCGTCTTCGGCGACGAATCACAGGAGACGAGCAGATGA
- a CDS encoding TetR/AcrR family transcriptional regulator has translation MRLNQGRLVDAALALVDDLGEEALSMRTLAARVDRQVSSLYNHVSGRGELIELMRARIVAGIDVQVFAGIEGSSESMPWDRAVELWARSYLRAFADHPNLIRLLATTSIRDLSTYEMYDSVIGGLRRGGWPQGQTVAVMRSVEAYVLGSALDIVAPVDLITQESAGDRFAEIRGALDPRFGENSSAVASFEFGLTSLIQGLKHWLEAVS, from the coding sequence GTGAGATTGAATCAGGGTCGGCTGGTTGATGCCGCGCTCGCGCTTGTCGACGACCTCGGCGAAGAGGCATTGTCGATGCGAACTCTGGCGGCTCGCGTCGACCGGCAGGTGTCCTCTCTGTACAACCATGTCTCCGGCCGAGGTGAACTCATCGAATTGATGCGCGCGCGTATAGTGGCTGGAATCGACGTTCAAGTATTTGCTGGTATCGAGGGTTCGTCGGAGAGCATGCCGTGGGACAGGGCTGTGGAGCTGTGGGCGCGGTCGTATCTCAGGGCTTTTGCCGACCATCCGAACCTCATCCGTTTGCTGGCCACGACCTCGATTCGAGACCTCTCAACGTATGAAATGTATGACTCCGTGATCGGTGGACTTCGTCGAGGGGGATGGCCGCAGGGTCAGACTGTGGCGGTGATGCGGTCTGTCGAAGCCTATGTCCTCGGTTCCGCTCTGGACATCGTCGCTCCGGTCGACCTCATCACTCAAGAATCGGCCGGAGACAGATTTGCGGAGATCCGAGGTGCGCTGGATCCTCGATTCGGCGAGAACTCGTCAGCGGTGGCGTCCTTCGAGTTCGGGCTGACTAGCCTGATCCAAGGTCTGAAGCATTGGCTTGAGGCCGTGTCGTGA